One genomic segment of Brassica napus cultivar Da-Ae chromosome A3, Da-Ae, whole genome shotgun sequence includes these proteins:
- the LOC125606864 gene encoding 2,3-dimethylmalate lyase-like, with amino-acid sequence MASLSSYTSFPPRVLLLHRQQSKPILFPPDSTPSIRQLYTKPISFSRRSRVAINATAAASDSSGNSNPSSPAKKLREIMQSPGVLQGPCCFDALSAKLVERAGFPYCLTTRFAISAARVGLPDKGLISYGEMIDQGQQITQAVSIPVIGDGGNGFGNAMNVKRTVKGYIRAGFAGIIINDQVSSGGERGVVSREEAVMRVKAAVDARRECGSDIVIVAQTDSREAVSLEESFSRARAFTDAGADVLSVDSLVSREEMKSFCNVYPLVPKLANMLETGGKIPMLNPLEIEEIGYKLVAYPLSLIGVSIQAMQDALLAIKGGRIPPPGSMPSLEEIEGILGYDTYREEEKRYAISSSSNRGSSSSSVYGNQRVAQDESKQRVEDPVVEVMVPEVVSNESRNPFSRIWSRSLRIKIIGRDGFEKLDVRIPAGFLEGVTNIVPALGGVNLKQLMDDAADEVGGKLLLDFKDTAGDKIQVFLE; translated from the exons ATGGCGTCACTAAGCTCTTACACCTCTTTTCCTCCTCGAGTTCTCCTTCTCCATCGTCAACAATCTAAACCAATCCTCTTCCCTCCAGATTCCACTCCCTCCATCAGACAGCTATATACAAAACCCATCTCTTTCTCGAGACGATCCCGTGTCGCCATTAACGCCACCGCAGCAGCTTCTgactcctctggaaactcaaaCCCGTCTTCTCCGGCGAAGAAGCTAAGAGAGATCATGCAATCCCCTGGTGTCCTTCAGGGTCCTTGCTGCTTCGATGCTCTTAGTGCTAAGCTCGTCGAACGAGCTGGGTTTCCTTACTGCCTCACCACTC GGTTCGCAATTTCAGCAGCTAGGGTTGGTTTACCTGATAAAGGACTCATTTCTTACGGAGAAATGATTGACCAAGGTCAACAGATCACTCAGGCTGTGTCTATTCCGGTGATTGGAGACGGTGGTAATGGGTTTGGTAACGCCATGAATGTTAAGAGAACAGTCAAGGGGTATATCAGAGCTGGATTTGCTGGAATCATTATCAACGATCAGGTTTCTAGTGGCGGCGAGAGAGGAGTGGTTTCTAGAGAGGAAGCAGTGATGCGTGTTAAAGCTGCGGTTGATGCACGTAGAGAGTGTGGTTCAGACATTGTCATTGTTGCTCAGACTGATTCTAGAGAAGCGGTGTCTCTGGAGGAATCGTTTAGTAGGGCGAGAGCTTTTACAGATGCTGGAGCAGATGTTCTCTCCGTTGATTCTCTTGTGTCTAGAGAAGAGATGAAATCATTCTGCAATGTTTATCCATTAGTTCCTAAACTG GCTAATATGCTTGAGACTGGTGGGAAAATTCCGATGCTAAACCCGCTTGAGATAGAAGAGATTGGATATAAGCTAGTTGCATATCCACTTTCCTTGATTGGGGTATCAATTCAAGCAATGCAG GACGCTCTATTGGCGATAAAGGGTGGTAGGATTCCTCCACCAGGAAGCATGCCGTCTTTAGAAGAAATTGAGGGGATTCTTGGCTATGACACATACCGTGAGGAAGAGAAGCGGTATGCTATATCATCCTCATCAAATAGAG GATCTAGCAGTAGTAGCGTATATGGTAACCAACGAGTAGCGCAAGATGAGTCAAAACAGAGAGTGGAGGATCCGGTTGTTGAAGTCATGGTACCTGAAGTGGTTTCTAATGAATCAAGAAACCCTTTTTCAAGAATCTGGTCAAGGTCTCTGAGGATCAAAATCATTGGACGTGATGGGTTTGAGAAACTCGACGTCAGGATCCCG GCCGGATTCTTGGAAGGTGTCACCAACATTGTACCAG CTTTAGGAGGCGTGAACCTGAAGCAATTGATGGACGATGCAGCTGATGAAGTCGGAGGGAAACTTCTGTTGGACTTTAAAGACACTGCTGGTGATAAAATCCAAGTCTTTTTGGAATGA